The DNA segment CATGCGGTGGGTGCGCAGCGCGCGCCACGACGTCTCGCCCAGCACCCAGCGGATCGCGTCGAAGATGTTGCTCTTGCCGGATCCGTTGGGGCCGACGATCGCGGTGATGCCGGGGCCGAAGTCGAGCTCGGTGCGGTCGGCGAACGTCTTGAAACCCTGCAGTTCGAGGCGCTTGAGGTGCATCGCGTTCCTCCGTGTGCGCTGCGTCAAAAGCTGCGGACTTCGGCGTGATCTCGCTGTGACGGCCTCAGCCCCTACTTTGAACCGCTGGCGCGGCGGTTGCAAGGCCCTCCGGGCGCCGGCAGCAGCGCCCCTAGCCGGTCCCGCCCGCTACCGACGCGTACACCCGCAGCGTGCGCTCCGTCACCGCTTCCGCCGAGTACGCCTGCGCCGCGCGGCGGCCCCCTTCCCCCAGGGTGCGACGGAGATCCTCATCGGCCAGGACGCGGCCGATCGCCTCTCCCAGCGAAACGGGATCGGGTTCGGTGAGCAGCCCGGTCTGCCCGTGCTCAACCGCCTCGACCACCCCGGCGGCGGCGACCACCACCACCGGAACGCCGCAGGCCATGGCCTCGAGTACGACCAGCCCCTGCGTCTCGGTCTGGGAGGCGAACGCGAACACGTCGGCGGCCTTCATCCACGCGATCGCGGATTCGTACGGCAGTTCACCGACGAACGTGACGTGGTCGGCGATGCCCATGCGCACGGCGAGGCCCTGGAGTTGGGGGAGGGCGGGTCCGCCGCCCACCATGACGAGGTGGGCGGGGTGCCGTGCCCGGGCGACGGCGAACGCCTCGAGCACCAAGTCCATGCTCTTCTCCGGAGCCATCCTCCCGGCGCAGACGACCAGGGGTGCATCGCCGAACGGTTCCCGAGAGATCGGAGGGATCCGTCCGATGGCGTTGAGGTCCAGGACTGCGGTGGGGATGACGTCGATCCGCGCTCGGACGCCGTGATCGCGCAGCATCCGGCCGATCACCCGGGTCGGGACGATCACCACGTCGCATCGGTCACAAAAGCGCCGCACGCGGCGACGCACCCACCAGCGCGCCAGCGGGGACGGGATCCCAGGCGCGTAGTGCACGTACTCCGCATAGAGGGTGTGGTGCGTGAACACCACCGGTCGGCCGTCGCGCACCCGCATCGCCAGGTGTCCGGCGACGAATGGGGAGTGCGCATGCAGCACATCCAGTCCCAGTTCCCTCTCGATCCGGCGCAGAGGCCCCACGGTCGGCAAGAGGACCGGGAAGTCCCGGTTTTTCCCGATGACGAGGGAAGGCAGCCTGTGCACGTCTGGCTCGTCGTCGACCTGACCGGGGTAGTGCGGGGCGAAGATGTGGACCCTGTGGCCGCGGGCGCGGAGGCAGCGGGCCAGGGTGCCGACCGAGTGCACCACTCCGCTGATCCGGGGGCGGTAGGAGTCGGTGAACATGCCGATGGTCAGAGCCACAGGAGCGGGCAGCGGACTCCGCACTTCACGAGTCCTGTCCCTCCATCAAGGCCAGCAGGTCGGAGAGGCGGAACCGACGCTGGCCGCCGGCGGTGCGGGTGCACCGCAGCTTCCCCTGGTCGGTGTAACGGCGGATCGTGGCCTTGCTCAGGTTCAGGATGAGCGAGGCTTCCTGGAGGGTGAGCTCGGGGTCCAGCAGCCGGCGGATGAGATCCTCTCGGCTTTCAGTGAAGGGACGTCGGCCTCCGCGTGGGGGACGCGGGGCGGGCACCTCGATGGGGAGGGCCTCCTGCCGGGCGAGCCGCGCCAGCCGTGACCTGGCATCAAGCCCCCCGCGGGTTGCTGCTCCGGTCCGGGAGTCGGGCCTGGTGGGCAGCACCTCACTCCCGTCAGTCGCCGCGTCGTCGCGTCCGGTCGCGCGTTCCGCCATACCTGCCGGGCCTCGGGGTTCGGTTTCCGAATGCTTGCAGAGGTTTTTCGCCAAAATCCTTGATCAAGTTCGGCCCATGAGGCGGAAATCCTGCCCGTTCCTGGTACGGGTTCCTGGTACTGGTTCCTGGTACGGGTTCCTGGTACGGGTTCCTGGTACCGGGAGCAGGGCCAGGCTAGGATGGAAAGGGTGGCCGGAGGGCGTCGCTGGAGGCAAAGTCTTGAAACTCGGAGATTCGGATGCGGAGGATCTACCTCGACAACAGTGCGACCGCGCCGCCGTTTCCGAAGGCGGTGGCAGCGGCAGCAGAGGTGTCGGCCGGCCCCTTCGGAAACCCGTCGTCCCTGCACCGCATGGGGATGGAGGCGGAAGCCGTCCTGGAGGAGGCTCGCCGCGTCGTGGCGGATGGCCTCCGAGCCGATCCCTCCGAGGTCATCTTCACGTCGGGCGGGACGGAGTCCAACAACTTGGCGCTGTTCGGTGTCGCCGCCAACCGCCGCCATCCGCACGTCGTCGTCAGTGCCGTGGAGCACTCCTCCGTGCTGGAAGCCGCACGGCGGCTGGCCGAGCGGGGTGTGGCGGTGGACGTGGCGCCCGTGGATGCCGACGGCCAGGTGCGGCTGGACGCGCTCCGAGAACTCGTCCGCCCCAACACGTCGATCGTCAGCGTGATGCGGGTGAACAACGAGGTCGGGACCGTACAGCCCATCCGTGAGATCGCCAGGATCCTGGACGATGTCGCAGCCCGCTACGGCCGTCGCCCGGTACTCCACACCGACGCGGTGCAGGCGTTCTGCCGCGTGGACGTCGATCCCAAAGCGCAGGGCGTGGATCTGGTGACGGTGTCCGCCCACAAGATCGGCGGCCCCAAGGGAATCGGGGCTCTGTACGTGCGGCGCGGCATCCGACTGGTACCGCTGCTGGTCGGCGGTGATCAGGAGGGTGGCCTGCGGGCCGGCACCCAGAACGTTCCAGGGGCTGCAGGCTTTGGGGCCGCGCTGCGCATCTGGCAGCAGTCCGGCCCCACCATGTTGGACCACCTTCAGCGCCTGCGCGACGTGCTGCGGGAAGCCCTGAACACGATCCCCGGCCTTGCGTGGAACACCCCCGCACAGGCGGAACGCACGGCCCCGCACATCCTGAACTTCTCGGTGCCGGGCCTACGGGGCGAGACGTTGGTTCACCGCCTTGCAGCGGAAGGGGTGTACGTGTCGACGGGGTCGGCGTGCCACTCGCGCAAGCCGCGCCCCAGCCACGTCCTCCTCGCAATGGGGCGCAGTGAACAAGAGGCGATGAGCAGCATCCGGGTCAGCCTGGGGCCGCAGAACACCGAGGCGGAAGTTCTGGCCGCCGCCCGGGCCATCCGGGCCGCCGTGGAAGATCTGTCGGCGGTCCGGCTGTAGCAGGGGGACCGCCGCCCGTGCAGCGTGCCTGGCACCGTTTGGGGTCGATTCCGACCAACCAGCACCCCACGATGACACTTCCAAGGGTGTCAGGCACCGTTCGTGCCGGCGGTAGCCGCCCCGGGGAAGGCGTTTGGCGCAGGTTGGTGTGCCTGGCACCGAGGAGTCGGTAGGATGGGGTCGTGGCGATGGAGAGCGTGACACTGGTCCGTTACGGAGAGGTTGGGCTGAAGCGGGGCAACCGCGCCTACTTCGTCTCCCGGCTGTGCGCCAACCTGCGTCGGGCGACCGGGCGGGCGGTGGAAAACCACTTCGACCACATCGTCATCCCCGGTCGGCTGGGCGTGAGCGCGCTGGACGCGGTCGGGAAGACGTTCGGCGTCGCCGCGTTCAGTCCGGCGGTGCGGGTACCGGCGGTGGTGGAACGCATCGAGCAGGCGGCGGAAGAACTCGTACGACAGCAGCTGGCCGCGGCAGAGCGCCAGGTCGGTGCGGCGACGCTGCGGGTCGAGACGCGCAGACGGGATAAGGCCTTCCCGCTGACGTCGTCCGACCTGGACCGCCACCTGGGTTCATACCTGCAGGGCCGGTTCGCCGGGCTGGGGGTCCGCATGCGCGCCCCCGACGTGCATCTGCGGGTGGAGATCCGTGACGCCGCCTACCTCTACACGGAAGTGCGCCCCGGACCCGGCGGGCTACCAGTCGGCACGGGAGGCGGCGTCGTGGGGCTACTGTCCGGGGGGATCGACAGCCCCGTGGCGCTGTGGATGATGGCCAAGCGTGGGATGGAGGTCACACCCCTGCACTTCCACGCATTCCCCTTCACCAGCGACCGGTCGCGCGACAAGGTGGTCGCCCTTGTCGAACGGCTGCGGGCGTGGTGCGGGCCGCTGCGGCTGCACGTCGCCCCGTTTGCCCACGTCCAGCGCGCCATCCGCGACAGCGTGAGCGAGCCGTTCTGGACGGTTGTGATGCGACGGACGATGATGCGGATCGCCGAACGCCTGGCCGACCAGGTGGGCGCGGACGCGCTCGTGACCGGCGAGAGTTTGGGGCAGGTAGCCAGTCAGACGATCGAAGCGGTGCGGGCGATCGGCGACGCGACGCGTCTGCCGGTGCTGCGCCCGCTGATTGGGCTGGACAAGCAGGAGATCACGGAGATCGCCCGGCGGATCGGCACGTACGAGATCTCGGTGCTGCCCTACGACGACTGCTGCACACTGTTCGTGCCGCGCCGGCCGCGCACTCGGCCCACGGTCGAGGAAGCCCAGGCCGCGGAAACGGGACTGGACGTGGACTCACTGGTGCGCGAAGCCCTCGCCGGTGTGGAGACGGTGGACGCCCCTAGGTCACCCATTCTCGCACGTCCGTAGTCCATCCCCAGACGCCCTACTCGTACCGCAAAGCGTCGATCGGGTTGAGGCGCGCCGCACGCCAGGCCGGATAGACGCCGAAGACGACGCCCACGACCACCGAGAAGCTGAAGGCCAGCACGACGATCGGTAGCGTGGCCGCCAGCGTCGGCGCCTGGCCGAGCAGCCGTGCGGAGATGCCCCACGAACCGGCCAGCCCCACCGCCATGCCCAACACGCCGCCCAGGAGGCTGATCACGACGGCCTCGATCAGGAACTGGGTGAGGATGTCGGCTCGGCGCGCCCCCAAAGCCTTGCGGATGCCGATCTCGCGCGTCCGCTCGGTCACCGACACCAGCATGATGTTCATGATGCCGATGCCGCCGACCACGAGCGAGATGGCGGCGATGCTGGACAGCGCGATGGTCAGGATGCGCAAAATCGCGTCCAGCGCGCCGAGGAACTGGCTCTGGGTGAGGACGGTGAAGTCCTCCTCACCGTGCTGTCGGCGCAACACCCGCTCGACTTCCCGCTTCGCCCGCAGGACGGATGCGGTGTCCTCCGCCTTCACGAACAGAAACGATGCGTAGTCGACGTTGAACAGCTGCTGCGACGTGCTGAAGGGGATGTAGATCCGATCGTCGAGGTCCACGCCCAGGACCTGCCCTTCCGGGCGGAGCACGCCGACGACTTCGAACGCGCGACCGTTGATCACGACCCGCCGGCCCACGGCCAGG comes from the Armatimonadota bacterium genome and includes:
- a CDS encoding glycosyltransferase produces the protein MALTIGMFTDSYRPRISGVVHSVGTLARCLRARGHRVHIFAPHYPGQVDDEPDVHRLPSLVIGKNRDFPVLLPTVGPLRRIERELGLDVLHAHSPFVAGHLAMRVRDGRPVVFTHHTLYAEYVHYAPGIPSPLARWWVRRRVRRFCDRCDVVIVPTRVIGRMLRDHGVRARIDVIPTAVLDLNAIGRIPPISREPFGDAPLVVCAGRMAPEKSMDLVLEAFAVARARHPAHLVMVGGGPALPQLQGLAVRMGIADHVTFVGELPYESAIAWMKAADVFAFASQTETQGLVVLEAMACGVPVVVVAAAGVVEAVEHGQTGLLTEPDPVSLGEAIGRVLADEDLRRTLGEGGRRAAQAYSAEAVTERTLRVYASVAGGTG
- a CDS encoding helix-turn-helix domain-containing protein — translated: MAERATGRDDAATDGSEVLPTRPDSRTGAATRGGLDARSRLARLARQEALPIEVPAPRPPRGGRRPFTESREDLIRRLLDPELTLQEASLILNLSKATIRRYTDQGKLRCTRTAGGQRRFRLSDLLALMEGQDS
- a CDS encoding cysteine desulfurase family protein, which translates into the protein MRRIYLDNSATAPPFPKAVAAAAEVSAGPFGNPSSLHRMGMEAEAVLEEARRVVADGLRADPSEVIFTSGGTESNNLALFGVAANRRHPHVVVSAVEHSSVLEAARRLAERGVAVDVAPVDADGQVRLDALRELVRPNTSIVSVMRVNNEVGTVQPIREIARILDDVAARYGRRPVLHTDAVQAFCRVDVDPKAQGVDLVTVSAHKIGGPKGIGALYVRRGIRLVPLLVGGDQEGGLRAGTQNVPGAAGFGAALRIWQQSGPTMLDHLQRLRDVLREALNTIPGLAWNTPAQAERTAPHILNFSVPGLRGETLVHRLAAEGVYVSTGSACHSRKPRPSHVLLAMGRSEQEAMSSIRVSLGPQNTEAEVLAAARAIRAAVEDLSAVRL
- the thiI gene encoding tRNA uracil 4-sulfurtransferase ThiI, with the translated sequence MESVTLVRYGEVGLKRGNRAYFVSRLCANLRRATGRAVENHFDHIVIPGRLGVSALDAVGKTFGVAAFSPAVRVPAVVERIEQAAEELVRQQLAAAERQVGAATLRVETRRRDKAFPLTSSDLDRHLGSYLQGRFAGLGVRMRAPDVHLRVEIRDAAYLYTEVRPGPGGLPVGTGGGVVGLLSGGIDSPVALWMMAKRGMEVTPLHFHAFPFTSDRSRDKVVALVERLRAWCGPLRLHVAPFAHVQRAIRDSVSEPFWTVVMRRTMMRIAERLADQVGADALVTGESLGQVASQTIEAVRAIGDATRLPVLRPLIGLDKQEITEIARRIGTYEISVLPYDDCCTLFVPRRPRTRPTVEEAQAAETGLDVDSLVREALAGVETVDAPRSPILARP
- a CDS encoding ABC transporter permease, yielding MDLLESFLVSIEALRANKLRSFLTTLGVIIGVAAVITLVSVGQTARKSVVGEFASLGPDLLWVLPGKAREGEQFATQEGRFTLTFDDAQAIAQQARAVAGVAPWLQTSVEVSATGRKRVTTVVGTTAGYLTIRGLRLEIGRYLQEADMQRRKRVAVVGATVAQALFPNARLAVGRRVVINGRAFEVVGVLRPEGQVLGVDLDDRIYIPFSTSQQLFNVDYASFLFVKAEDTASVLRAKREVERVLRRQHGEEDFTVLTQSQFLGALDAILRILTIALSSIAAISLVVGGIGIMNIMLVSVTERTREIGIRKALGARRADILTQFLIEAVVISLLGGVLGMAVGLAGSWGISARLLGQAPTLAATLPIVVLAFSFSVVVGVVFGVYPAWRAARLNPIDALRYE